A stretch of the Fusobacterium varium genome encodes the following:
- the rmlC gene encoding dTDP-4-dehydrorhamnose 3,5-epimerase, translating into MSKFKKIETEIEGLYILEPTVFGDERGFFLETYNKKEFEEIGIFEEFVQDNHSKSKKGVLRGLHFQTKHSQGKLVRVIKGSVYDVAVDIRKGSSTYGKWYGIELSAENKKIFFIPKGFAHGFLTLEDDTEFQYKCTDFYAPQYDSGIMWNDKDININWNFEKYGLKEENIVLSEKDKKHQSFKEYIDINKENKIVQTR; encoded by the coding sequence ATGAGTAAATTTAAAAAGATAGAAACAGAAATAGAAGGTTTATACATATTAGAGCCAACTGTATTTGGTGATGAAAGAGGATTTTTTCTGGAAACATACAACAAAAAAGAATTTGAAGAAATAGGGATATTTGAAGAGTTTGTGCAAGATAATCATTCTAAATCTAAAAAAGGTGTACTAAGAGGGCTTCATTTTCAAACTAAACATTCTCAGGGAAAACTTGTAAGAGTGATAAAAGGTTCTGTATATGATGTAGCTGTAGATATTAGAAAAGGCAGCAGTACATATGGAAAATGGTATGGAATAGAATTAAGCGCAGAGAATAAGAAAATATTTTTCATACCAAAAGGATTTGCTCATGGATTCTTGACTTTAGAAGATGATACGGAATTTCAATATAAGTGTACAGATTTTTATGCACCTCAATATGATTCAGGAATAATGTGGAATGATAAAGATATAAATATCAATTGGAATTTTGAAAAATATGGTTTAAAAGAAGAGAATATAGTTCTATCTGAAAAAGATAAGAAACATCAATCTTTTAAAGAATATATAGATATCAATAAAGAAAACAAAATAGTCCAAACTAGATGA
- the rmlA gene encoding glucose-1-phosphate thymidylyltransferase yields MKGIILAGGSGTRLYPITKSISKQITPIYDKPMIYYPLSVLMLAGIKDILVISTPRDLPMFEELLKSGSDFGISLSYAVQEQPNGLAEAFLIGENFIGNDSCALVLGDNIFYGHGFTGMLKEAEARKKGATIFGYYVQNPRDFGVVEFDENNRAISLEEKPENPKSNYAVPGLYFYDNTVVEKAKKVKPSKRGELEITTLNEMYLNEGTLNVTSLGRGMAWLDTGTHEALLEAANYVKTIQSRQGVMVACLEEIAYRNGWITKEKVCELAKPLLKSKYGEYLMDLIR; encoded by the coding sequence ATGAAGGGGATAATATTAGCAGGTGGAAGTGGAACAAGACTTTATCCAATAACAAAATCAATATCTAAACAAATAACACCAATATATGATAAACCAATGATATATTATCCTTTATCAGTTTTAATGTTGGCAGGAATAAAGGATATCTTGGTTATTTCTACACCAAGGGATCTTCCAATGTTTGAAGAATTATTGAAAAGTGGTTCAGATTTTGGTATATCTCTAAGTTATGCAGTACAGGAACAGCCTAATGGCTTAGCAGAAGCATTCTTGATAGGAGAAAATTTTATTGGAAATGATTCATGTGCTTTAGTCCTTGGAGACAATATATTCTATGGGCATGGATTTACAGGGATGTTAAAAGAAGCTGAAGCAAGGAAAAAAGGAGCAACAATATTTGGATATTATGTACAAAATCCTAGAGATTTTGGAGTAGTAGAATTTGATGAAAATAATAGAGCGATATCATTAGAGGAAAAGCCAGAGAATCCAAAATCTAATTATGCAGTACCTGGATTATATTTTTATGATAATACAGTAGTAGAAAAAGCTAAGAAAGTAAAACCTTCAAAAAGAGGGGAACTTGAAATAACAACACTAAATGAAATGTATCTTAATGAAGGAACTCTAAATGTAACAAGTCTAGGAAGAGGAATGGCATGGCTTGATACAGGAACACATGAAGCACTTTTAGAAGCAGCAAACTATGTAAAAACAATTCAAAGCAGACAGGGAGTAATGGTAGCCTGTCTTGAAGAAATTGCATATAGAAATGGGTGGATAACAAAAGAAAAAGTATGTGAATTAGCAAAACCATTGCTTAAATCTAAATATGGAGAATACTTGATGGATCTTATCAGATAA